The following proteins are encoded in a genomic region of Chiroxiphia lanceolata isolate bChiLan1 chromosome 18, bChiLan1.pri, whole genome shotgun sequence:
- the HIP1R gene encoding huntingtin-interacting protein 1-related protein — MNSIKSVPARVLNRRGGHSLEAEREQFDKNQAISISKAINTQEAPVKEKHARRIILGTHHEKGAFTFWSYAIGLPLPSSAILSWKFCHVLHKVLRDGHPNVLQDCQRYRSNIRETGDLWGHLHDRYGQLVSIYTRLLLTKISFHVKHPEFPPGLEVSDEVLEKTAGTDVNNIFQLTVELFDYLDCELKLSESVFRQLNTSMAVSQMSAVQCRLAPLIQVIQDCSHLYHYSVKLMFKLHSCLPADTLQGHRDRFHEQFRSLKNFFKRASDMLYFKRLIQIPRLPESPPNFLRASALAEHVKPVVVIPEEAPEDDEPENLIEISTTSTTEPQITSDLFEQTFGPPNGVWDDRDAQIESLKKELDTLRAEMEKIKLEAQRYITELKAQVNSLEGEVEEQRKQKQKALVDNEQLRDELERLQRVKQDSDRSQRLCAEAEKKANATEIRYTKLKEKHSELINTHAELLRKNADTAKQLTVTQQSQEEVARVKEQLAFQVEQVKREAEMKLEDQSVQMEQLRQELDARRDELDQAQRSLSQAKQVGVELSAQVEALHTEKEVLRRSVSEKECELLSTRGLIKEKELQLSQEVDKATREIRELQGRLLEKSNQEQNLQQKLLDEQFSILQETVREAEDILRDAVAKLDDPLHIRCTSSPDYLLSRAQAALESTDALENGHAQYVASMADAAGLVGALALFAHLTADTIVNGSATSHLAPTDHADRLTEMCRDCGQRSLDYLGELKDRQRLGRAELGDVRRALRGVLQLAQELRPKSLDIKQEELGDMVEKEMASTSEAIEDAVRRIEEMMSQARNESSGVKLEVNERILNSCTDLMKAIRLLVTTSTNLQKEIVESGRGAATTQEFYAKNSRWTEGLISASKAVGWGATQLVESADRVVLHMGKYEELIVCSHEIAASTAQLVAASKVKAEKSSRNLARLQECSRNVNEMAANVVASTKSGQEQIEEKDTMDFSGMSLIKLKKEEMETQVKVLELEKRLEGERVRLGELRKQHYVLAGGCDAAAEDEEARPAPAPRRGILKKPPIAQKPGHGEPERDARPCPPHGANV, encoded by the exons ATGAACAGCATCAAGAGCGTGCCGGCGCGGGTGCTGAACCGCCGCGGCGGGCACAGCCTGGAGGCGGAGCGGGAGCAGTTCGACAAGAACCAG GCCATCAGCATCAGCAAAGCCATAAACACACAGGAAGCACCAGTGAAGGAGAAACATGCCCGCC GGATCATCCTGGGCACACACCACGAGAAGGGAGCGTTCACCTTCTGGTCCTACGCCATcgggctgcccctgcccagcagcgCCATCCTCAGCTGGAAGTTCTGCCATGTCTTGCACAAGGTCCTGCGTGACGGACACCCCAAT GTCCTCCAGGACTGCCAGAGGTACCGCAGCAACATCCGAGAGACGGGAGACCTGTGG GGCCATTTGCACGACAGATATGGGCAGCTGGTGAGCATCTACACACGGCTGCTGCTCACCAAGATCTCCTTCCACGTCAAG cATCCTGAGTTCCCCCCGGGCCTGGAAGTGTCGGATGAGGTGCTGGAAAAGACTGCGGGGACGGATGTGAACAACAT CTTCCAGCTGACGGTTGAGCTGTTTGACTACCTGGACTGTGAGCTGAAGCTGTCAGAGTCAG TTTTCAGGCAGCTCAACACGTCGATGGCCGTGTCGCAGATGTCGGCGGTGCAGTGCCGCCTGGCCCCCCTCATCCAGGTCATCCAGGACTGCAGCCACCTCTACCACTACTCCGTCAAGTTAATGTTCAAGCTGCACTCTT GTCTGCCGGCAGACACACTGCAGGGCCACCGGGATCGCTTCCATGAGCAGTTCCGCAG CCTCAAAAACTTCTTTAAGAGAGCATCTGACATGCTGTATTTCAAGCGGCTCATCCAGATCCCTCGGCTGCCAGAG AGCCCCCCGAACTTTCTGCGGGCATCCGCACTGGCTGAGCATGTGAAGCCAGTGGTTGTCATCCCTGAGGAAGCCCCTGAGGATGACGAGCCAGAGAATCTCATTGAGATCAGCACAACTTCCACGACGGAGCCACAG ATCACCTCGGATCTATTTGAGCAAACCTTTGGGCCCCCCAATGGCGTTTGGGATGACAG GGACGCACAGATCGAGAGCCTGAAGAAGGAGCTGGACACACTCCGTGCGGAGATGGAGAAGATCAAACTGGAG GCACAGCGATACATCACAGAGCTCAAGGCACAGGTGAACAGCCTGGAGGGAGAAGTGGAGGAGCAGCgcaagcagaagcagaaggcGCTGGTGGACAACGAGCAGCTGCGGGATGagctggagaggctgcagagggTGAAGCAGGACAGCGACAGGTCCCAGCGGCTCTGTGCCGAAGCCGAAA AGAAAGCCAACGCCACTGAGATCCGCTACACGAAGCTGAAGGAGAAGCACAGCGAGCTCATCAACACGCACGCCGAGCTCCTGAGGAAG AACGCCGACACCGCCAAGCAGCTGACGGTCAcgcagcagagccaggaggaggTGGCACGTGTCAAGGAGCAGCTGGCATTTCAGGTGGAGCAGGTCAAGCGAGAGGCTGAGATGAAG CTGGAAGACCAGAGCGTGCAGATGGAGCAGCTGCGGCAGGAGCTGGATGCCCGGCGGGATGAGCTGGACCAGGCACAGCGCTCGCTCAGCCAGGCCAAGCAG GTGGGTGTGGAGCTCAGTGCACAGGTAGAGGCCCTGCACACGGAGAAAGAGGTGCTGAGGCGGTCGGTGAGTGAGAAGGAGTGTGAGCTGCTGTCCACACGTGGCCTCATCaaggagaaggagctgcagctgagccAGGAGGTGGATAAGGCCACGAGGGAGATCCGAGAGCTCCAGGGCAGGCTCCTGGAGAAG AGCAACCAGGAGCAGAACttgcagcagaagctgctggacGAGCAGTTCAGCATCCTGCAGGAGACGGTGCGGGAGGCAGAGGACATCCTCCGTGATGCCGTGGCCAAGCTGGATGACCCACTGCACATCCGCTGCACCAGCTCCCCAG ATTACCTGCTGAGCCGGGCGCAGGCGGCGCTGGAGTCCACGGACGCCCTGGAGAACGGGCACGCGCAGTACGTGGCCTCCATGGCAG atgctgcagggctggtgggggCCCTGGCCCTCTTCGCACACCTCACGGCCGACACCATCGTGAACGGCAGCGCCACATCCCACCTGGCCCCCACAGACCACGCCGACC ggctgacGGAGATGTGCCGGGACTGTGGGCAGCGGAGCCTGGACTACCTGGGCGAGCTGAAGGACAGGCAGAGGCTGGGCCGTGCCGAGCTGGGGGACGTGCGGCGGGCGCTGAGGGGGGTCCTGCAGCTGGCCCAG gagctgaggcCCAAGAGCTTAGACATCAAGCAAGAAGAGCTGGGGGACATGGTTGAGAAGGAGATGGCCTCCACCTCGGAGGCAATCGAGGACGCCGTCAGGCGGATAGAG GAGATGATGAGCCAGGCCAGGAATGAGAGCTCTGGTGTTAAGCTGGAAGTGAATGAGCG GATTCTGAACTCCTGCACGGATCTAATGAAG GCTATCAGGCTTCTCGTAACAACATCTACAAACCTACAGAAGGAGATAGTAGAAAGTGGCCGG GGGGCAGCAACAACTCAGGAATTTTATGCCAAGAACTCTCGCTGGACCGAAGGGCTGATCTCTGCCTCCAAGGCCGTGGGCTGGGGAGCCACACAGCTCGT GGAGTCGGCAGACAGGGTTGTCCTGCACATGGGAAAATACGAGGAACTGATCGTCTGCTCCCACGAAATcgctgccagcacagcccagctcgTGGCTGCCTCCAAG GTGAAAGCCgagaagagcagcaggaaccTGGCCCGGCTCCAGGAGTGCTCGCGCAACGTCAACGAGATGGCCGCCAACGTGGTGGCTTCCACCAAGTCGGGGCAGGAGCAGATTGAGGAGAAAG ACACCATGGACTTTTCGGGCATGTCCCTCATCAAGctgaagaaggaagagatggaaaCACAG GTgaaggtgctggagctggagaagcGGCTGGAGGGGGAGCGGGTGCGCCTGGGCGAGCTGAGGAAGCAGCACTACGTCCTGGCCGGGGGCTGCGACGCGGCAGCAGAGGACGAGGAGGCCAGGCCGGCACCGGCCCCGCGACGAGGCATCCTCAAGAAACCCCCCATCGCCCAGAAACCTGGCCACGGGGAG CCCGAGCGAGACGCCCGCCCGTGCCCCCCTCACGGGGCCAACGTCTag